A genomic region of Stenotrophomonas sp. NA06056 contains the following coding sequences:
- a CDS encoding NAD(P)H-dependent oxidoreductase, whose amino-acid sequence MKLLHIDASVLGDNSVSRHLTAAVVAQFKQQIDGLQVDYRDLDANPVPHLRSGSLAKTDAAEAADAEQVLEQFLAADIVVIGAPMYNFSVPSTLKAWIDRVAVAGRTFKYTENGPVGLAGGKRVIVVSSRGGIYTDSPADFQEPFLRQTFAFWGINDIEFVRAEGIAYSPQHREDAIAGALAALPSHETAEVAAA is encoded by the coding sequence ATGAAGCTTCTGCACATCGACGCCAGCGTGCTTGGCGACAACTCCGTCTCCCGCCACCTGACCGCCGCCGTGGTGGCCCAGTTCAAGCAGCAGATCGACGGCCTGCAGGTTGATTATCGCGATCTTGACGCCAATCCGGTACCGCATCTGCGCAGTGGTTCGCTGGCCAAGACCGACGCCGCTGAAGCGGCCGATGCTGAACAGGTGCTCGAGCAGTTCCTCGCGGCTGACATCGTGGTGATCGGCGCGCCGATGTACAACTTCAGCGTGCCCTCCACCCTGAAGGCCTGGATCGACCGCGTGGCGGTGGCTGGGCGCACCTTCAAGTACACCGAGAACGGCCCGGTGGGCCTGGCCGGTGGCAAGCGGGTGATCGTGGTCAGCAGCCGTGGCGGCATCTACACCGATTCGCCGGCGGACTTCCAGGAGCCCTTCCTGCGCCAGACGTTCGCCTTCTGGGGCATCAACGACATCGAGTTCGTGCGTGCCGAGGGCATCGCCTATTCACCGCAGCATCGCGAAGACGCGATTGCCGGTGCACTGGCAGCGCTGCCGTCGCATGAAACGGCGGAAGTGGCTGCGGCGTAA
- a CDS encoding ligand-binding protein SH3, with the protein MNYIVTAAHRSEFPHPITLLRGQALVVGERYEGPEGWDDWFLCEAKGQQPGFVPAPVIGRDAQGGAFATEDYCARELDVDPGQPLRGVRTLNGWAWCVPENGEAGWVPLEKLRVAG; encoded by the coding sequence ATGAACTACATCGTGACGGCTGCGCACCGCAGCGAATTCCCACACCCGATCACCCTGCTCCGTGGACAGGCACTGGTGGTAGGCGAGCGTTATGAGGGGCCCGAGGGCTGGGACGATTGGTTTCTGTGCGAGGCCAAGGGGCAGCAGCCGGGGTTCGTGCCGGCGCCAGTGATCGGTCGCGATGCGCAGGGTGGCGCATTCGCCACGGAGGACTACTGCGCGCGGGAACTGGATGTGGACCCGGGCCAGCCATTGCGCGGCGTGCGCACGCTCAATGGTTGGGCGTGGTGTGTGCCGGAGAATGGGGAGGCGGGTTGGGTGCCGCTGGAGAAGCTGCGCGTTGCGGGTTGA
- a CDS encoding MacB family efflux pump subunit — MSATMSEPLLSVRGVRREFAAGEQTLVVLDGVDLDIRAGELVAIVGQSGSGKSTLMNILGCLDRPSAGTYQIDGRETAQMSPDELAELRREHFGFIFQRYHLLTDLTALSNVEVPAIYAGMAAAERHARAAGLLARLGLGERMQHLPGELSGGQQQRVSIARALMNGGAVIFADEPTGALDTQSGKEVMKILGELHAEGHTVVLVTHDMAVAEHAQRIIEIRDGRIVDDRATATASAAGAAPTVLPQRSDGSGWQAVRDRFAEAFRMALRAMNAHRMRTFLTMLGIIIGIASVVSVVALGTGARQAILSNISSLGTSTIEIYPGSGFGDLHAARVETLTPGDSVALAGQPFVDSATPGVATTGTALRGNRSANVQIQGVSEQYFRVHGLKLGEGIFFGAPGVAGYQQVAIIDANTRARFFAAAENPIGQTLLLGNVPVRVVGVVKKDAGAAGDTSLLRVWMPYTTAMARMLGQSHVSSVTVRVSDAISMDAAEQAIARLLTRRHGSADFYMSNNAQIRQSIEQTTGILTMMISSIAAIALVVGGIGVMNIMLVSVTERTREIGVRMAVGARRSDILQQFLIESVLVCLLGGMLGIAVALLLGAVLALADVGFSLVFSAGSIIAAFACSSLIGIGFGFLPARRAAQLDPVEALVR; from the coding sequence ATGAGTGCAACGATGAGCGAGCCACTGCTGAGCGTACGCGGGGTGCGCCGTGAATTCGCCGCCGGTGAACAGACCCTGGTGGTACTGGACGGCGTGGACCTGGACATCCGCGCCGGTGAACTGGTCGCCATCGTGGGCCAGTCGGGCTCGGGCAAGTCCACGCTGATGAACATCCTCGGCTGCCTGGATCGGCCCTCTGCCGGTACCTACCAGATCGACGGGCGCGAAACCGCGCAGATGTCGCCCGACGAACTGGCCGAACTGCGCCGCGAGCACTTCGGCTTCATCTTCCAGCGCTACCATCTGCTGACCGACCTGACCGCGCTGTCCAATGTCGAAGTGCCCGCGATCTATGCCGGCATGGCCGCCGCTGAGCGCCACGCACGGGCCGCTGGACTGCTGGCGCGGCTGGGCCTGGGTGAACGCATGCAGCATCTGCCCGGCGAGCTGTCCGGTGGCCAGCAGCAGCGCGTGTCGATTGCCCGCGCACTGATGAATGGCGGTGCGGTGATCTTTGCCGACGAACCTACCGGCGCGCTGGATACACAGTCGGGCAAGGAAGTGATGAAGATCCTCGGCGAGCTGCATGCCGAAGGCCACACGGTGGTGCTGGTAACCCACGACATGGCCGTGGCCGAGCACGCCCAGCGCATCATCGAGATACGCGATGGGCGGATTGTCGATGATCGTGCCACGGCTACTGCGTCGGCAGCGGGTGCGGCGCCGACCGTGCTCCCGCAGCGCAGCGATGGCAGCGGCTGGCAGGCCGTGCGTGATCGCTTCGCCGAAGCCTTCCGCATGGCCCTGCGCGCCATGAACGCACATCGCATGCGTACCTTCCTGACCATGCTCGGCATCATCATCGGCATTGCCTCGGTGGTGTCGGTGGTCGCGCTCGGTACGGGCGCACGGCAGGCCATCCTGTCCAACATCTCTTCGCTGGGCACCAGCACCATCGAGATCTACCCAGGCTCAGGCTTTGGCGACCTGCACGCAGCGCGGGTGGAGACGCTCACGCCGGGCGACAGCGTGGCCCTGGCTGGGCAACCCTTCGTGGACAGCGCCACCCCTGGCGTCGCCACCACCGGTACCGCCCTGCGCGGCAACCGCTCGGCGAATGTGCAGATACAGGGCGTCAGTGAACAGTACTTCCGCGTGCACGGATTGAAGCTGGGTGAAGGCATCTTCTTCGGCGCACCGGGCGTGGCGGGCTACCAGCAGGTGGCGATCATCGATGCCAACACCCGCGCGCGCTTCTTCGCCGCAGCCGAGAACCCCATCGGGCAGACCCTGCTGCTGGGCAACGTACCGGTGCGCGTGGTGGGTGTAGTGAAGAAGGATGCCGGTGCGGCCGGCGACACGTCGCTGCTACGGGTGTGGATGCCCTACACCACGGCGATGGCGCGGATGCTGGGGCAGAGCCATGTGTCCAGCGTCACCGTGCGCGTATCCGATGCGATCAGCATGGACGCGGCCGAGCAGGCCATTGCGCGGTTGCTGACGCGCCGTCATGGCAGCGCCGACTTCTACATGAGCAACAACGCGCAGATCCGCCAGTCGATCGAACAGACCACCGGCATCCTCACCATGATGATCAGCTCCATTGCCGCCATCGCGCTGGTGGTAGGCGGTATCGGGGTGATGAACATCATGCTGGTATCGGTGACCGAGCGCACCCGCGAGATCGGCGTACGCATGGCCGTGGGCGCGCGTCGCAGCGACATCCTGCAGCAGTTCCTGATCGAGTCGGTGCTGGTGTGCCTGCTTGGCGGCATGCTGGGCATTGCTGTGGCCTTGCTGCTGGGCGCGGTGCTGGCACTGGCCGACGTAGGCTTCAGCCTGGTGTTCTCGGCGGGCTCGATCATTGCGGCATTCGCGTGCTCCAGCCTGATCGGTATCGGCTTCGGCTTCCTTCCTGCACGTCGCGCGGCGCAGCTGGACCCGGTGGAAGCGCTGGTCCGGTAG
- a CDS encoding XVIPCD domain-containing protein, producing MSGLTQKDVRILNDYADAGNRELYWNYLSQLPGADGYGTLALGVVRNDSLPGRVANAYAQSHARSQTDEGSRFPNAELSERQWEAFGRTLLLEDLQLRQAWMGNGRADLALNLPGADVMLAHDRAFEQHRLDPNCWTPRVLLQAASDKSGPEKLEQIWTNMLNNDYAGGPRVGNTSVDAISQMGWAKGGQYLTRLSVLEATQALEGRSAVDPNIIGGNSYYAMYFEADRKWASVSASGGHMSLREITNPTRIAELNDARDVRLERQQKATQFHPEDPYRTITRSPLTASVDGVPDLQRGASRLADIGPGHADYGLLQQVSGHVAGIDAKAGRTPDESSERLTASVMALARQNNLERADHVLLSAQTADSPAGRNVFVVQGDMNDPAHLRASMPTDVAVQTPVEQSLQRLELASAERQEALSQRQQQELDNQVREHPQMRMA from the coding sequence ATGAGCGGCCTGACCCAGAAGGACGTCAGAATCCTCAACGATTATGCGGATGCCGGTAATCGTGAGCTGTACTGGAACTACCTGTCGCAACTGCCGGGTGCGGACGGCTACGGTACGCTTGCACTGGGCGTAGTACGCAATGACAGCTTGCCTGGGCGCGTGGCCAATGCCTACGCGCAAAGCCATGCCAGATCTCAGACTGACGAAGGTTCGCGTTTTCCCAATGCCGAGCTGAGCGAGCGCCAGTGGGAAGCATTCGGGCGGACGCTGCTGCTGGAAGATCTGCAGCTTCGACAGGCGTGGATGGGAAACGGACGTGCGGATCTCGCGCTGAATCTGCCTGGTGCCGACGTCATGCTCGCTCATGACCGCGCTTTCGAGCAGCACAGACTGGATCCGAATTGCTGGACTCCTCGAGTGCTCCTGCAAGCCGCCTCGGACAAGAGCGGTCCCGAAAAGCTGGAACAGATCTGGACCAACATGCTCAACAATGACTATGCCGGAGGCCCGCGCGTAGGCAACACCAGCGTCGATGCCATCAGCCAGATGGGATGGGCGAAGGGTGGGCAGTACCTCACCCGGTTGAGCGTGCTGGAGGCTACCCAGGCACTGGAGGGGCGTTCAGCAGTCGATCCGAACATCATCGGTGGCAACAGCTACTACGCGATGTACTTCGAAGCGGACAGGAAGTGGGCAAGTGTCAGCGCGAGTGGCGGCCACATGTCGCTGCGCGAGATCACCAATCCGACCCGCATCGCCGAACTCAACGATGCCCGCGACGTCCGCCTGGAGCGGCAGCAGAAGGCTACCCAGTTCCACCCGGAAGACCCGTATCGAACCATCACACGCAGCCCGCTCACTGCATCGGTTGACGGCGTGCCCGACCTCCAGCGCGGCGCGTCGCGTCTGGCGGATATCGGGCCGGGCCACGCCGATTACGGTCTGTTGCAGCAGGTCAGCGGGCATGTCGCCGGCATCGACGCAAAAGCAGGGCGCACGCCGGATGAAAGCAGTGAACGACTGACTGCCAGCGTGATGGCCCTGGCCCGGCAAAACAACCTGGAGCGTGCCGACCATGTGCTGCTCAGCGCGCAGACGGCGGACAGCCCGGCTGGTCGCAACGTGTTCGTCGTGCAGGGTGATATGAACGACCCGGCGCACCTGAGGGCTTCCATGCCCACCGATGTGGCGGTGCAGACGCCGGTGGAGCAGTCCTTGCAGCGGCTGGAACTGGCCAGCGCGGAACGGCAGGAGGCGTTGTCGCAGCGCCAGCAGCAGGAGCTGGACAACCAGGTGCGCGAGCATCCGCAGATGCGCATGGCGTAG
- a CDS encoding efflux RND transporter periplasmic adaptor subunit, which produces MSTAPRKHRRLLMIAGAISCATIAAWLWLRPAPPPPLQLAPVVRGNIEQVVEATGTLKPSRLVSVGAQVSGRIESLHVKLGDKVKAGDPIADIDSRTQRNALLSAQAAQRTARANRDALATDLRQYELTLQRQRRLVESQLVARADFDAAKAKVDATREQITALDGEIVQRQTDVDIAQTNLEYTRITAPTDGTVLAVVAREGQTVNAVQSAPTIVMLGNQDVMTVYAEISEADVVHTTIGQEAFFTILGDAGRRYSSTLRDIAPAPESITNEDTSSLASPALSAGSRTAMYYNGQFDVDNTDGRLRSYMTAQVRIVLGRAHNVLTIPSAALGARAGDGSYTVQVRAADGRAVARRITIGLDDQIQAQVRSGLKEGEQVVLAQASDEAATAPAQPR; this is translated from the coding sequence ATGAGCACTGCACCGCGCAAACACCGCCGATTGCTGATGATTGCTGGCGCCATATCGTGCGCCACCATTGCCGCTTGGCTGTGGCTGCGACCCGCACCGCCGCCACCGTTGCAGCTAGCGCCGGTGGTGCGTGGAAACATCGAACAGGTGGTGGAAGCCACCGGCACCCTGAAGCCATCGCGGCTGGTGAGCGTGGGCGCGCAGGTCTCTGGCCGCATCGAAAGCCTGCACGTGAAACTGGGTGACAAGGTGAAAGCCGGTGACCCGATTGCCGACATCGATTCACGTACCCAGCGCAATGCGCTGCTGAGTGCGCAGGCGGCGCAACGCACCGCACGGGCCAACCGCGATGCACTGGCCACTGATCTGCGCCAGTACGAGCTGACCCTGCAGCGGCAGCGACGACTGGTGGAGTCCCAGCTGGTGGCGCGTGCCGACTTCGACGCTGCAAAGGCCAAGGTGGACGCGACCCGCGAACAGATCACCGCACTGGACGGTGAGATCGTGCAGCGGCAGACCGACGTGGACATCGCGCAGACCAACCTGGAATACACCCGCATCACCGCCCCCACCGATGGCACGGTACTGGCGGTCGTCGCCCGCGAAGGACAGACGGTGAACGCGGTACAGAGCGCACCGACCATCGTCATGCTGGGCAACCAGGACGTGATGACCGTCTATGCCGAGATCTCCGAGGCCGATGTCGTGCACACCACGATCGGCCAGGAGGCCTTCTTCACCATCCTGGGCGATGCAGGCCGCCGCTACAGCAGCACCCTGCGCGACATCGCGCCGGCGCCCGAATCAATCACCAACGAAGACACGTCCAGCCTCGCGTCACCCGCACTGTCCGCTGGCAGCCGCACCGCCATGTACTACAACGGCCAGTTCGACGTGGACAACACCGACGGACGCCTGCGCAGCTACATGACCGCACAGGTGCGCATCGTGCTGGGCCGCGCCCACAACGTGCTGACCATCCCCTCCGCTGCGCTGGGCGCGCGGGCGGGCGACGGCAGCTACACCGTGCAGGTGCGTGCTGCAGACGGGCGCGCCGTGGCGCGGCGTATCACCATCGGGCTGGATGACCAGATCCAGGCGCAGGTGCGCAGCGGCTTGAAGGAAGGCGAGCAGGTGGTGCTGGCGCAGGCCAGCGACGAGGCGGCCACCGCGCCCGCGCAGCCCCGATGA
- a CDS encoding LysR family transcriptional regulator translates to MHDLNDLYYFAMVVDHGGFAAAERALGIPKSRLSRRISQLETDLGVRLLQRSTRRFAVTDVGTSVHRHAQTMLAEAQAAREVVDRLSAEPRGLVRASVPVSLAQMQLPKLLPKFLEQYPKVRLQLNISNRRVDIINEGYDVALRVRSRLDDDGSLVMRSFGQVQELLVASPKYLDRAGRPKDPEELANHVTLSISEDEARQRWELHGPEGAVRRVDLQPRVAGFDFPLLQSMVKDGFGITMLPETVCADAVRNGELEVVLPDWSLPQGVCHAVFASRRGLLPAVRVFIDFLAEHLPPQLEASRLDCGGACEKAKERIKASALGALAVDAG, encoded by the coding sequence ATGCATGACCTGAATGATCTGTACTACTTTGCGATGGTGGTCGACCACGGCGGTTTCGCCGCCGCCGAGCGCGCACTGGGCATCCCCAAGTCGCGCCTGAGCCGCCGCATCAGCCAGCTGGAAACCGACCTGGGCGTGCGCCTGCTGCAGCGCTCCACGCGGCGCTTTGCCGTTACCGACGTCGGCACCAGCGTGCACCGCCACGCCCAGACCATGCTGGCCGAGGCCCAAGCCGCGCGCGAGGTGGTGGACCGCCTCAGCGCAGAGCCGCGCGGCCTGGTGCGCGCCAGCGTGCCGGTCTCGCTGGCGCAGATGCAGCTGCCCAAGCTGCTGCCCAAGTTCCTGGAGCAGTACCCGAAGGTGCGGCTGCAGCTGAACATCAGCAACCGCCGCGTGGACATCATCAACGAAGGCTACGACGTGGCCCTGCGCGTGCGTTCGCGCCTGGACGACGACGGCAGCCTGGTGATGCGCAGCTTCGGCCAGGTGCAGGAACTGCTGGTGGCCAGCCCGAAGTACCTGGACCGCGCCGGCCGCCCGAAAGATCCGGAAGAACTGGCCAACCACGTCACCCTGAGCATCAGCGAAGACGAGGCGCGCCAGCGCTGGGAGCTGCACGGACCGGAAGGCGCCGTGCGCCGGGTAGACCTGCAGCCGCGCGTGGCCGGTTTCGACTTCCCGCTGCTGCAGAGCATGGTGAAGGACGGCTTCGGCATCACCATGCTGCCGGAAACCGTCTGCGCCGATGCCGTGCGCAATGGCGAGCTGGAAGTAGTGCTGCCGGACTGGTCGCTGCCGCAGGGCGTGTGCCATGCCGTGTTCGCCTCGCGCCGCGGCCTGCTGCCGGCGGTGCGGGTGTTCATCGACTTCCTGGCCGAGCACCTGCCGCCGCAGCTGGAGGCCTCGCGCCTGGATTGCGGTGGCGCCTGCGAAAAGGCCAAGGAGCGCATCAAGGCCAGTGCGCTGGGTGCGTTGGCGGTGGACGCGGGCTGA
- the serS gene encoding serine--tRNA ligase, which produces MLDPALLRHQPADLAERLRTSRGFELDVSALESLEADRKRIQVRTQELQSLRNSRSKAIGQAKAKGEDVSAIMAEVAAFADELKASEVALDELREKIDTISMGIPNLPADDVPAGADESENVEQSRWGTPRQFDFKVLDHVELGARNKWLDGETAAKLSGSRFTVLRGPIARLHRALAQFMLDLHSGEHEYQETNVPVIVNADSLYGTGQLPKFEEDMFITQLGEQKRYLISTSEISLTNIARDEILDAERLPLRMTAHSLCFRSEAGSGGRDVRGMIRQHQFEKVELVSICRPEDSDAEHQRMTRCAEVVLEKLGLPYRKVLLCTGDMGFSAIKTYDLEVWLPSQDTYREISSCSNCGDFQARRMQARWRNPATGKPELAHTLNGSGVAVGRAMIAVMENYQNADGSITVPEALRPYMGGIETIG; this is translated from the coding sequence AGCCCTGCTCCGCCACCAGCCCGCCGACCTCGCCGAACGCCTGCGCACCAGCCGCGGCTTCGAGCTCGACGTGTCTGCCCTGGAGTCACTGGAGGCGGATCGCAAGCGCATCCAGGTGCGTACCCAGGAGCTGCAGAGCCTGCGCAACAGTCGCTCCAAGGCCATCGGCCAGGCCAAGGCCAAGGGTGAGGACGTTTCGGCCATCATGGCCGAGGTGGCCGCCTTCGCCGATGAGCTGAAGGCCTCGGAAGTGGCCCTGGACGAGCTGCGCGAGAAGATCGACACGATCTCGATGGGCATCCCGAACCTTCCGGCCGATGACGTGCCGGCCGGTGCCGACGAGAGCGAGAACGTCGAGCAGTCGCGCTGGGGTACCCCGCGCCAGTTCGATTTCAAGGTGCTCGACCACGTCGAACTGGGCGCACGCAACAAGTGGCTGGACGGCGAAACCGCCGCCAAGCTGTCCGGTTCGCGCTTCACCGTGCTGCGTGGCCCGATCGCGCGCCTGCACCGTGCCCTGGCCCAATTCATGCTCGACCTGCACAGCGGCGAGCACGAGTACCAGGAAACCAACGTACCGGTGATCGTCAATGCTGACAGCCTGTACGGCACCGGTCAGCTGCCCAAGTTCGAAGAAGACATGTTCATCACCCAGCTGGGTGAGCAGAAGCGTTACCTGATCTCGACCTCGGAGATCTCGCTGACCAACATCGCCCGAGACGAGATCCTCGACGCCGAGCGCCTGCCGCTGCGCATGACCGCCCACTCGCTGTGCTTCCGTTCCGAAGCCGGCAGCGGTGGTCGTGACGTGCGCGGCATGATCCGCCAGCACCAGTTCGAGAAGGTCGAGCTGGTCTCGATCTGCCGCCCGGAAGACAGCGACGCCGAGCACCAGCGCATGACCCGTTGTGCCGAAGTGGTGCTGGAAAAGCTGGGTCTGCCGTACCGCAAGGTGCTGCTGTGCACCGGCGACATGGGCTTCTCGGCCATCAAGACCTACGACCTGGAAGTCTGGCTGCCGTCGCAGGACACCTACCGCGAGATTTCCTCGTGCTCGAACTGTGGCGACTTCCAGGCCCGTCGCATGCAGGCCCGCTGGCGCAACCCGGCCACTGGCAAGCCGGAGCTGGCGCACACGCTGAACGGTTCGGGCGTGGCCGTCGGCCGCGCGATGATCGCAGTGATGGAGAACTACCAGAACGCCGATGGCAGCATCACCGTGCCCGAGGCCCTGCGCCCGTACATGGGCGGTATCGAAACCATCGGTTGA
- a CDS encoding EF-hand domain-containing protein, whose protein sequence is MNKNILLVALCAAPLLAQAAPADPKQAYIDSTFTAMDSNKDGHVEKAEFSAYQQARFSKQADSIDAAFTAMDKNKDGKISKEEATVVPEIAKYFTGLDTDGDGYLSLREMQQAMVAAQTADAPGK, encoded by the coding sequence ATGAACAAGAACATCCTGCTGGTCGCGCTGTGCGCTGCCCCGCTGCTTGCACAGGCCGCTCCCGCCGACCCGAAACAGGCCTATATCGATTCCACGTTCACCGCGATGGACAGCAACAAGGATGGTCACGTCGAAAAGGCCGAATTCAGCGCTTATCAGCAGGCGCGCTTCAGCAAGCAGGCAGACTCGATCGATGCCGCGTTCACTGCGATGGACAAGAACAAGGACGGGAAGATCAGCAAGGAAGAAGCGACCGTGGTACCGGAAATTGCGAAGTACTTCACGGGGCTGGATACCGATGGTGACGGCTATCTGTCACTGAGGGAGATGCAGCAGGCGATGGTGGCGGCGCAGACAGCGGACGCACCCGGCAAGTGA
- a CDS encoding XVIPCD domain-containing protein, translating to MNPITSAAIADNAYKLPNKSNPDEPERTIINGVEYEVLARRDSATGYQGAVYQNLETNEIIVAHRGTEFDRQAMLDGGVDAAMVTARINAQLSDALALTKQAIKLAEERGSGPVHVTGHSLGGAHSQITAHHYNLPGDAFNPYGAAGLAYRIPEGQPANAAPFTNHVMAGDLVSAGGPHYGKVEMYALPKELEALRTAEQGQRVASLMAPGLRSGHAISAAVAVQLGDSHRLVHFLDHMTDKGVAHSVLDDPNARVKDPEDLRRIAEYRNDIHQLRVGATVLVGGGPGLLRDGVNYLRGTEDAGAYARREAEAGQQARNALKPGERLIQDVTDKGSPSLSNPGFSPKSPLQQSIESTLDKAHLDPRKEGHPDHSLYQQIRDGVSAVDAKHGRSFDETSERVTASLLATAKSNGLERVDHVVLGNPPANGSSPRMFAVQGELDNPAHLRASVAISEAINTPVEHSLAKVEQHSQAQQVAQHDHAQEQTRAAMRTG from the coding sequence ATGAACCCGATCACCAGCGCCGCCATTGCGGACAACGCATACAAATTACCTAACAAAAGCAATCCAGACGAACCTGAACGAACCATCATCAACGGAGTGGAGTACGAGGTGTTGGCCCGGAGGGATTCCGCCACCGGTTACCAAGGTGCCGTCTATCAGAACCTGGAAACCAACGAAATCATCGTCGCCCATCGAGGCACCGAGTTTGACCGTCAGGCCATGCTTGATGGCGGCGTCGATGCTGCAATGGTCACCGCCAGAATCAACGCTCAACTCAGCGACGCTCTCGCGCTGACCAAGCAAGCAATCAAGCTGGCTGAAGAACGGGGATCTGGACCAGTACACGTCACCGGCCACTCCTTGGGCGGCGCACATTCCCAGATCACCGCACACCACTACAACCTCCCCGGCGACGCCTTCAATCCGTATGGCGCCGCCGGGTTGGCCTACCGCATACCCGAAGGACAACCTGCCAATGCGGCCCCCTTCACCAACCACGTGATGGCAGGCGATCTGGTCAGTGCAGGTGGCCCGCACTACGGCAAGGTGGAGATGTACGCGCTTCCCAAGGAACTGGAGGCTCTGCGCACTGCCGAGCAGGGCCAGCGCGTCGCGTCCCTCATGGCGCCCGGATTGAGGAGCGGCCACGCGATCTCCGCCGCCGTGGCTGTGCAGTTGGGCGACTCCCATCGATTGGTTCACTTCCTTGACCACATGACCGACAAGGGGGTGGCGCACTCTGTGCTGGACGACCCCAACGCCCGGGTCAAAGATCCTGAAGACCTGCGCAGAATCGCCGAGTACCGTAACGATATCCATCAACTGCGTGTGGGAGCGACGGTGCTTGTCGGCGGCGGCCCCGGACTTCTGCGTGATGGCGTCAACTATCTGCGCGGCACCGAGGACGCGGGCGCCTACGCTCGCCGCGAGGCCGAAGCGGGGCAACAGGCCCGCAATGCGCTCAAACCCGGCGAGCGACTGATCCAGGACGTAACCGACAAGGGCTCGCCTTCCCTGAGCAATCCGGGCTTCTCTCCCAAGAGCCCGTTGCAGCAAAGCATCGAATCCACCTTGGACAAGGCACATCTGGATCCCAGGAAGGAAGGCCACCCTGACCATTCGCTCTACCAGCAGATCCGCGATGGCGTATCGGCCGTGGACGCCAAGCACGGGCGCAGCTTCGACGAAACCAGTGAGCGGGTAACGGCCAGCCTCCTGGCGACCGCCAAGAGCAATGGCCTGGAGCGTGTCGATCACGTCGTGCTGGGCAACCCGCCTGCCAACGGCTCGAGCCCACGCATGTTCGCTGTACAGGGCGAGCTCGACAACCCGGCGCACCTGCGGGCGTCGGTGGCGATCAGCGAGGCGATCAATACGCCCGTAGAGCATTCGCTTGCCAAGGTCGAACAACATTCGCAGGCACAGCAAGTTGCCCAGCACGATCACGCCCAGGAGCAGACGCGGGCCGCGATGCGCACGGGCTAA